From a region of the Paenibacillus sp. R14(2021) genome:
- a CDS encoding LacI family DNA-binding transcriptional regulator — protein sequence MATIDDVAKASGVSKGTVSSVFSKKRPISKEVTERVLAAAKSLHYKPNYWARSLVSRSTRILGLNIRGESLEFGQFHHSLLNGVLRVCYENGYRLLVNALSPAYLSQVENISSDPVDGEILLDPIASDARIEDRLQSDMPIVIIGRPPEPYEAQVSYVDNDNVGMADQVTCYLIGLGHTEILFLNAPASRTVSADRGEGYRRAFKQAGLQPKPDLMMHKPLKGETAFAFGYDSALAKLAVSPDITAVIADTDMMALGVYKAAEQLGRRIPEQLSVFAFSDDTVLSPEFSPPLTGVRLHADRLGVEALKLLLEQLNAPQKSAKRVLVPTELVIRGSCAAPGPCGS from the coding sequence TTGGCTACAATCGACGACGTCGCGAAGGCATCCGGCGTATCCAAGGGCACGGTTTCGAGCGTATTCAGCAAGAAAAGGCCCATTAGCAAAGAAGTTACCGAGCGCGTGCTCGCTGCGGCCAAGTCGCTGCACTACAAACCGAATTATTGGGCAAGAAGCCTCGTGAGCCGCTCCACCCGCATACTCGGATTGAATATCCGAGGCGAATCGCTTGAATTCGGTCAGTTTCATCATTCCTTGCTTAACGGAGTCCTGCGCGTCTGTTACGAGAACGGCTACCGACTTCTGGTCAATGCGCTGTCGCCGGCTTATCTCAGCCAAGTCGAGAACATTTCCTCGGACCCGGTGGATGGCGAAATCCTATTGGATCCCATCGCGTCGGACGCAAGGATCGAGGACCGGCTTCAAAGCGACATGCCCATCGTCATTATCGGCCGCCCGCCGGAGCCTTACGAGGCACAGGTCAGCTACGTCGATAACGACAATGTCGGCATGGCCGATCAAGTCACCTGCTACTTGATCGGACTTGGGCATACGGAAATCCTGTTCCTGAACGCGCCGGCATCGAGAACCGTGTCGGCAGACCGCGGCGAAGGATACAGAAGAGCGTTCAAGCAAGCGGGTCTGCAGCCGAAGCCCGATCTGATGATGCACAAGCCGCTGAAAGGCGAGACGGCGTTTGCTTTCGGCTACGATTCGGCTCTCGCCAAGTTGGCGGTATCGCCGGACATCACGGCAGTTATCGCCGATACGGACATGATGGCGCTCGGCGTCTACAAGGCGGCGGAGCAGCTGGGACGGCGCATTCCGGAACAGCTGTCGGTCTTCGCGTTCAGCGACGACACCGTGCTCTCGCCGGAATTCTCGCCGCCTCTTACCGGCGTTCGGCTTCATGCCGACCGGCTGGGCGTCGAAGCGCTGAAGCTGCTGCTCGAGCAGTTGAATGCGCCTCAGAAAAGCGCAAAGCGGGTTCTCGTTCCGACGGAGCTCGTCATTCGCGGCTCCTGTGCGGCCCCGGGTCCGTGCGGCTCGTAA
- a CDS encoding extracellular solute-binding protein: protein MRKVWMTMSTVAVASTMLLSGCGTENGTNDAANTNAPAGNNATAGANVPAETPAADMKLRILDANVGGKTPEENTKFQAEIKRLTGIDASIEKPASDYDQKVLTALGSGEKYDLIELSDLGKLATFVDQGVVTDLTDFVTGSKVLSDPKVVPTAEWGQLKDKDGKFVAVFSKFQGGTMPIVRKDWLDKLGLQEPKTLDEYYNVLKAFKEKDPDGNGKNDTYGLSTSDLYDIQGFMSAAGVKAHYVMKDGKRTIPYATEAAVPMYAWFAKLVKEGIMDPNFVTNDTGKMRNLFLSDRVGMVTYWDAWVGMFNNTRKQADPNTKFQAEALEGIPGADGTILMRRGDPDFWIIPANAEHPDAAKKFLEFWHTEPGITLGSLGIENEDYTKEGDAYKLTPTGTEHNMDHGVPFWYNQNVKYPFGKLPGVQEAQDLVTKNATLELSLPGWPDAEKIVKNYALKAMSGQMDPAEAVKKMHEELLGKKLIDE from the coding sequence ATGAGAAAAGTATGGATGACGATGTCGACGGTCGCCGTCGCAAGTACGATGCTGCTGTCCGGCTGCGGTACGGAGAACGGAACGAATGACGCGGCCAATACGAACGCGCCGGCAGGCAATAACGCGACCGCCGGTGCCAACGTCCCGGCCGAGACGCCGGCGGCGGACATGAAGCTGCGCATCCTCGATGCCAACGTCGGCGGCAAGACGCCGGAAGAGAACACGAAGTTCCAAGCGGAAATCAAACGCCTGACCGGCATCGACGCTTCCATCGAGAAGCCGGCGAGCGACTACGACCAGAAGGTGCTGACCGCGCTCGGCTCCGGCGAGAAATACGACCTCATCGAGCTCAGCGACCTGGGCAAGCTGGCCACCTTCGTGGACCAGGGCGTCGTCACGGATCTGACCGATTTCGTCACCGGCTCCAAGGTGTTGTCCGATCCGAAGGTCGTCCCGACGGCCGAATGGGGTCAACTAAAGGACAAGGACGGCAAATTCGTCGCCGTGTTCAGCAAATTCCAAGGCGGAACGATGCCGATCGTGCGCAAGGACTGGCTCGACAAGCTCGGTCTGCAGGAGCCGAAGACGCTGGACGAGTACTACAACGTTCTCAAGGCGTTCAAGGAGAAGGATCCCGACGGCAACGGCAAGAACGATACGTACGGCCTCAGCACGTCCGATCTCTACGATATTCAGGGCTTCATGAGCGCGGCCGGCGTGAAGGCACATTATGTGATGAAGGACGGCAAACGCACGATTCCGTATGCGACGGAAGCGGCCGTTCCGATGTACGCATGGTTTGCGAAGCTCGTGAAGGAAGGCATCATGGATCCGAACTTCGTAACGAACGACACGGGCAAAATGCGCAACCTGTTCCTCTCCGACCGCGTCGGCATGGTCACGTACTGGGATGCTTGGGTCGGCATGTTCAACAACACGCGTAAACAAGCGGATCCGAACACGAAATTCCAAGCGGAAGCGCTCGAAGGCATTCCGGGCGCGGACGGCACGATCCTGATGCGCCGCGGAGACCCGGATTTCTGGATCATTCCGGCCAACGCCGAGCACCCGGACGCCGCGAAGAAATTCCTGGAGTTCTGGCATACGGAACCGGGCATTACGCTCGGAAGCCTCGGCATCGAGAACGAGGATTATACCAAAGAAGGCGACGCGTACAAGCTGACGCCGACCGGCACGGAGCACAACATGGATCACGGGGTGCCGTTCTGGTACAACCAGAACGTGAAATATCCGTTCGGCAAGCTGCCTGGCGTTCAGGAAGCGCAGGATCTCGTGACGAAGAACGCGACGCTCGAATTATCGCTGCCGGGCTGGCCCGACGCGGAGAAGATCGTCAAGAATTACGCGCTCAAAGCGATGTCCGGCCAAATGGACCCCGCGGAAGCCGTGAAGAAGATGCACGAAGAGCTGCTTGGCAAAAAACTGATCGACGAGTAA
- a CDS encoding ABC transporter permease subunit, which yields MGLLKKYGALYLMMVPVIAYFIVFAYYPLVKGLQTSFQDYKLMGDRPYVGFANYDAVLHDSLFWEAMVNTLVIGGGILLFSFIAPLVIALSLNEVLRTWFKKMAQMILYVPHLLSWVVVGGIWIFMLSPDSGIVNMILVHVFHRAPINFLADSGYARWIMILLSTWKEMGYTCILFLAGIVSINPSLYEAARMDGATRWQQLTYVTLPQLSNTMKVVFLLNTLGILRIFDQVFILRNPTIASKVDVLMMYTFQKGILEIKLGPAAAASFFVLVLTLALTLVVRRMTRFDEV from the coding sequence ATGGGATTGTTGAAGAAGTACGGCGCGCTTTACCTCATGATGGTGCCAGTGATCGCTTATTTTATCGTATTCGCCTATTACCCGCTCGTGAAAGGGCTGCAGACCAGCTTTCAGGATTACAAGCTGATGGGCGATCGGCCGTACGTCGGGTTCGCGAACTACGACGCGGTGCTGCACGATTCGTTGTTCTGGGAAGCGATGGTCAACACGCTCGTCATCGGGGGAGGCATTCTCCTCTTCAGCTTCATCGCGCCGCTCGTCATCGCGCTGTCGCTGAACGAAGTGCTGCGGACCTGGTTCAAGAAGATGGCGCAAATGATCCTCTACGTGCCGCATCTGCTCTCCTGGGTCGTGGTCGGCGGGATCTGGATTTTCATGCTGTCGCCCGACAGCGGAATCGTGAACATGATCCTAGTCCATGTGTTTCACCGGGCGCCGATCAATTTTCTGGCGGATTCCGGCTATGCGCGCTGGATCATGATTCTCCTCTCGACGTGGAAGGAGATGGGCTACACGTGCATTTTGTTCCTGGCGGGGATCGTGTCGATCAATCCGTCGCTCTACGAGGCGGCGCGCATGGACGGCGCGACGCGCTGGCAGCAGCTGACGTACGTGACGCTGCCGCAGCTTAGCAACACGATGAAGGTCGTCTTCCTGCTGAATACGCTCGGGATTCTAAGGATATTCGACCAAGTGTTCATCCTCCGCAATCCCACGATTGCCTCGAAGGTGGACGTGCTTATGATGTATACGTTCCAAAAAGGGATTCTCGAAATCAAGCTCGGACCCGCGGCGGCGGCCAGCTTCTTCGTCCTGGTTTTGACGCTCGCGCTGACGCTCGTCGTGCGGCGAATGACAAGATTTGATGAGGTGTAA
- a CDS encoding carbohydrate ABC transporter permease → MSDRFERLGWKNKAFDTLNGLFLLALMLTMIIPFINVLALSFSSGIASMRPEIVLWPKQFSMEGYEIVWKSLDIWRPLLNSVIVTVVGTVLHVLLSSLAGYVFIYPRLPGKRVMLTFVLITMMVPQEAIMIPLYVVNKDLHLINTLSALVLSGLVSGFSILLMRSFFLNVPYEMSESAKIDGAGEFRIFLTMYLRLAAAGLATVTLFEFVGRWNMFTAPVMFINDSMKYTLQVALKAMIIDTSSNSGTYMVTTNVRMAGIVISILPLIAVYPFVQKYFMKGILLGASKE, encoded by the coding sequence ATGTCCGATCGATTCGAACGGCTCGGCTGGAAGAATAAAGCATTCGATACGCTAAACGGCCTTTTTCTGCTCGCGCTGATGCTGACCATGATTATTCCGTTTATTAACGTGCTCGCGCTCTCTTTCTCTTCGGGCATCGCGTCCATGCGGCCGGAAATCGTGCTGTGGCCGAAGCAGTTCAGCATGGAAGGCTACGAGATCGTGTGGAAAAGCCTCGATATTTGGCGTCCGCTGCTCAACAGCGTCATCGTGACCGTGGTCGGCACGGTGCTGCACGTGCTGCTGTCCAGCCTGGCGGGCTACGTGTTCATCTATCCCCGTCTGCCGGGCAAGAGGGTGATGCTGACGTTTGTACTGATCACGATGATGGTACCGCAGGAAGCGATCATGATTCCGCTCTACGTGGTCAACAAAGACCTGCATCTCATCAATACGCTGAGCGCGCTCGTGCTGTCGGGTCTCGTGTCCGGTTTCTCGATCCTGCTCATGCGCAGCTTTTTCCTGAATGTGCCGTACGAGATGTCGGAATCAGCCAAGATTGACGGCGCCGGCGAATTCCGCATCTTCCTGACGATGTACCTGCGGCTCGCGGCCGCGGGCCTCGCGACTGTGACGCTGTTCGAGTTCGTCGGACGGTGGAACATGTTCACGGCGCCGGTCATGTTCATTAACGATTCCATGAAATACACGCTTCAGGTGGCGTTGAAAGCGATGATTATTGATACGAGCAGCAATTCCGGCACCTATATGGTGACCACGAACGTGCGGATGGCGGGGATCGTTATCAGCATCCTCCCGCTGATCGCGGTGTATCCGTTCGTGCAGAAGTATTTCATGAAAGGCATCCTGCTCGGCGCCAGCAAAGAATAG
- a CDS encoding CehA/McbA family metallohydrolase, with protein sequence MMEMNKQRLALLRWIGKEEERSYLEVPFTVEGPVERIDIAYRYERGGAAGTVVDIGLRSPERVVGWSGGAREAFFVGTEKATPGYLAGPIVEGEWAVLLGAYKIPEGGAEVIVEVELARPHGRWMKGDLHMHSVHSDGGYTIEQAKDSCKARGLEFMALTDHNTSSQNFTALSPDEQLLLIPGVELTSYFGHANVLGAPDALRDFRVTTSGQADEVLEEVRERGGFVSLNHPFCPSCPWELGFDVPYDAIEVWNGPWRALNERALAWWQEQLAQGRRVIALGGSDTHRDDRFVKHGRPTASVWTEADTAQGVLAGIRQGRVVLQFDPDETCMALASGEYGIGDTIPRHAVEERGGVPLTIDICGAKGDRVALWSDRGIEALWDIAVPASAAEAGEWEAEAAEVGGWTIQREIAAIMAFDAAEDKGCVPVIPAGAAAEFDVIAPRMVEAENGHVRLRFQGSGDRLFYRLEARRTLEGLEQSVVTCMTNPVYIARAEDTGA encoded by the coding sequence ATGATGGAGATGAACAAACAGCGGCTCGCGCTGCTCAGATGGATCGGCAAAGAAGAGGAACGTTCTTATTTGGAGGTTCCGTTTACGGTTGAGGGACCGGTGGAGCGCATCGATATCGCGTACCGTTACGAACGCGGAGGAGCGGCGGGGACGGTCGTTGATATCGGACTCCGCTCGCCGGAGCGGGTCGTCGGCTGGAGCGGAGGCGCCCGCGAAGCGTTTTTCGTCGGAACGGAGAAGGCGACCCCGGGCTATCTGGCAGGACCGATCGTCGAGGGCGAATGGGCCGTACTCCTCGGGGCTTACAAGATCCCCGAAGGCGGCGCGGAGGTGATCGTCGAGGTGGAGCTCGCCCGGCCGCACGGACGCTGGATGAAAGGCGACCTTCATATGCACAGCGTGCACAGCGACGGAGGCTATACGATCGAGCAGGCGAAGGATTCGTGCAAGGCCCGCGGGCTGGAATTCATGGCGCTGACGGATCACAACACGTCCTCGCAAAATTTCACGGCACTTTCTCCCGACGAGCAGCTGCTGCTGATTCCCGGCGTGGAGCTGACGAGTTACTTCGGCCATGCCAACGTGCTCGGCGCTCCGGATGCGCTGCGGGATTTCCGAGTGACGACTTCGGGGCAAGCGGACGAAGTACTAGAGGAAGTGCGTGAGCGGGGCGGCTTCGTATCGCTGAATCATCCGTTCTGTCCGTCCTGCCCCTGGGAGCTTGGCTTTGACGTGCCTTATGATGCGATCGAAGTATGGAACGGCCCTTGGCGCGCCTTGAACGAGCGCGCACTGGCTTGGTGGCAGGAACAGCTCGCGCAGGGCCGCCGGGTGATCGCCTTGGGCGGCAGCGACACGCACCGCGATGACCGGTTCGTGAAGCACGGCCGTCCGACGGCTTCCGTCTGGACGGAAGCAGATACGGCGCAGGGCGTGCTGGCGGGCATTCGCCAGGGACGCGTCGTGCTGCAGTTCGATCCCGACGAAACCTGTATGGCCCTCGCCTCGGGCGAATATGGCATCGGCGATACGATTCCTCGGCATGCCGTCGAGGAGCGGGGCGGCGTTCCGCTGACCATTGACATCTGCGGCGCCAAAGGTGACCGCGTCGCACTATGGTCCGACCGCGGCATTGAAGCCCTTTGGGACATTGCCGTTCCGGCGTCAGCCGCCGAGGCGGGCGAGTGGGAAGCGGAAGCCGCCGAAGTCGGCGGCTGGACCATTCAGCGGGAGATCGCCGCGATCATGGCCTTCGATGCGGCGGAAGATAAGGGCTGCGTGCCCGTGATTCCGGCCGGGGCTGCCGCCGAATTCGATGTTATCGCGCCCCGGATGGTGGAGGCGGAGAACGGTCACGTACGCCTGCGCTTTCAAGGCTCGGGGGACCGGCTGTTCTATCGGTTGGAGGCGCGCCGCACCTTGGAAGGACTGGAGCAGTCCGTCGTGACCTGCATGACCAATCCCGTGTACATCGCACGGGCTGAGGATACTGGCGCCTGA
- a CDS encoding AbiH family protein — protein MSEENILHIHDSTLEHDIDPVLGHGNAEIISSMKERHQVAENRFEEKEMSICYVVHDYYVRTFKEINEYMPNLRVLKNKEIDGIIVIGHSLAGVDLPYFKEIDSQSLHKAKWQVYYFYASSESEQKRRLDALFDCGIEIERITLIPSNGFFNR, from the coding sequence GTGAGCGAAGAAAACATATTGCATATCCATGATTCAACGCTGGAACACGATATTGATCCAGTACTGGGACATGGCAATGCAGAGATTATTAGCAGTATGAAAGAACGTCATCAGGTAGCAGAAAATCGATTCGAAGAAAAAGAAATGAGCATCTGCTACGTCGTGCATGATTATTATGTGCGCACCTTTAAAGAAATCAATGAATATATGCCTAACTTGAGAGTTCTGAAAAATAAAGAAATCGATGGAATTATTGTCATCGGACATTCTCTCGCGGGCGTAGATCTCCCTTATTTCAAAGAAATCGATTCCCAATCGCTACATAAGGCCAAATGGCAAGTGTATTACTTCTACGCAAGTAGCGAAAGCGAACAGAAAAGGAGGTTGGACGCTTTATTTGACTGTGGAATTGAAATCGAACGCATTACGCTGATTCCGTCAAATGGATTCTTTAATCGATAA
- a CDS encoding IS4 family transposase, translating into MRLAFVGENEVLPESATITEAKKNDRIQMDALIDEPGATYIFDRGYVDYDAFDRYCKDGIFFVTRLKSNAVIEPLTSNAIPPGSKISADEQVRVGSPQKRVKHELRMIQTQDSEGNLLFLVTNRFDLTGDEIGEMYRNRWAIETFFKWMKQHLRLKRFYGTSERAVHNQIWIALIAFCLHVLVKLDTKVEHSILEISRWLHKLLWQPYAQWLARMKRKPSRTSTGRRPQASS; encoded by the coding sequence TTGCGACTGGCTTTCGTAGGTGAAAACGAGGTCCTGCCCGAGAGCGCGACGATTACAGAAGCAAAGAAGAACGATCGGATACAAATGGATGCGCTCATTGATGAGCCTGGTGCAACGTACATATTTGACCGCGGTTATGTGGATTACGATGCTTTTGATCGGTATTGCAAAGACGGGATTTTCTTTGTGACACGGCTGAAAAGCAACGCGGTCATCGAACCGCTAACGTCGAATGCGATTCCGCCAGGCAGCAAGATTTCGGCTGATGAGCAGGTGCGAGTTGGATCACCGCAGAAGCGCGTTAAACATGAACTTCGCATGATTCAAACACAGGATTCGGAAGGCAACCTACTCTTTTTGGTGACCAATCGCTTTGATCTGACAGGCGACGAAATCGGTGAAATGTACCGAAACCGCTGGGCAATTGAGACCTTCTTCAAATGGATGAAACAGCATCTTCGGTTAAAGCGGTTCTACGGCACAAGTGAGCGAGCTGTACATAACCAAATCTGGATTGCACTCATTGCCTTTTGCTTGCATGTGCTCGTCAAGCTGGACACAAAGGTCGAACATAGCATACTTGAGATTTCACGTTGGCTGCACAAGTTGCTCTGGCAACCGTATGCGCAGTGGCTCGCACGGATGAAACGAAAACCAAGCAGAACTTCTACAGGACGAAGACCACAAGCATCCTCATAA
- a CDS encoding ATP-binding protein, producing the protein MADVLDFDSERTPPILYNVLDPQGISKDEWEQHFNVDNSNKIVLKEGGQKEIELFGMCDNSRIHRKVLKYIDWINVEIDNITSVTRNMSNQYKIVISPKVNNQIKSQGYTFADLRFNVNFKQVNRLLMGEQIYGSKRLGLRELVQNAIDACKTRKEIEDEVKEFGDEEYTPVIKIIFDANSNQVIISDNGTGMTLEILKKYLLNMGASFYTSDEFVLRNLKHKPIGNYGIGFLACFMLSNKVIVKTRHFQTANKYEVELLKEDEYVSIKENEDVTNPGTEIIMQYDEFMGVWDNDITKVKSFLERYFISDIVSIELIDKYHRSRINITNPLDREVSDAGNSSLLKIDLSKYLNEVEGHVYIKNPSNVIFSNAIADIPCQGDTYFFNGEELLDFEKANINILSLVENEELKVIEVPIIEDSDILDKMIEVLGDDDEAIEMYIDKQDPKYVSILAESEYINTAKEKIISRKDDIMDGLTFDDLCDFDQDINALTKVDIDKYRIFNSIGTKIFLLLGRKMQSRFDITDDMDVYVRGVYVKSLAFNMDNFIRNFKPDKFKVNINMEGVTPKISRNEFMVDIEKTIIASIYTAICLGIFESIRDYDKKETLISYLKKYYNNKNTITLINKHYASLLSQ; encoded by the coding sequence ATGGCAGATGTTTTGGATTTCGATAGTGAACGAACACCTCCTATTTTATACAATGTGCTGGATCCTCAAGGAATTAGCAAAGATGAATGGGAACAACATTTTAATGTAGATAATTCGAATAAAATAGTATTAAAGGAGGGTGGTCAAAAAGAAATTGAGTTATTTGGAATGTGTGATAATTCAAGGATACACAGGAAAGTATTGAAATATATTGATTGGATAAATGTGGAAATTGATAATATTACAAGTGTGACACGAAACATGAGCAATCAGTATAAAATCGTTATCAGTCCAAAAGTAAATAATCAGATTAAATCTCAAGGATATACTTTTGCGGATTTGAGATTTAACGTTAATTTTAAACAAGTAAACAGGTTGTTAATGGGCGAACAAATATACGGATCCAAAAGACTGGGGTTACGAGAACTCGTCCAAAATGCAATTGATGCTTGTAAAACCAGAAAAGAAATAGAGGATGAAGTAAAGGAATTCGGCGATGAAGAATATACACCTGTAATAAAAATAATATTTGATGCTAATTCTAATCAAGTGATCATTAGCGATAATGGAACCGGCATGACTCTCGAGATATTAAAAAAGTATTTATTGAATATGGGTGCTTCTTTTTATACTTCTGATGAATTTGTACTTAGGAATTTAAAACATAAACCTATTGGTAATTATGGTATAGGATTCTTGGCATGTTTCATGCTCTCTAACAAAGTCATTGTAAAAACTAGACACTTCCAGACAGCTAATAAGTACGAAGTTGAACTATTAAAAGAAGACGAATATGTTTCAATAAAAGAAAATGAAGATGTTACAAATCCAGGGACAGAAATTATTATGCAATATGATGAATTTATGGGTGTTTGGGATAATGATATTACAAAGGTAAAATCATTTCTTGAGCGTTACTTTATTTCTGATATTGTAAGTATTGAATTAATAGATAAGTACCATAGATCACGAATTAATATAACAAATCCCCTAGATAGAGAGGTAAGTGATGCAGGAAATTCTAGCCTTCTTAAAATAGATCTTTCAAAATATTTAAATGAAGTCGAAGGTCATGTTTATATTAAGAATCCAAGCAATGTAATTTTTAGTAATGCGATAGCTGATATCCCATGCCAAGGAGACACATACTTTTTTAATGGTGAAGAATTGCTTGATTTTGAAAAAGCAAACATAAATATCTTGAGTTTAGTTGAAAATGAGGAATTAAAGGTTATAGAGGTTCCCATCATAGAAGATTCTGATATACTCGACAAGATGATTGAGGTGTTAGGCGATGATGATGAGGCCATTGAAATGTATATCGATAAGCAAGATCCTAAATACGTTAGTATTTTAGCTGAGAGCGAATATATAAACACGGCTAAAGAAAAGATTATTTCAAGAAAAGACGACATAATGGACGGCCTTACATTTGATGATTTATGTGATTTTGATCAAGATATTAACGCACTTACGAAAGTTGATATAGATAAGTATAGAATTTTTAATAGCATTGGAACGAAAATATTTCTGTTGTTAGGGAGAAAAATGCAAAGTAGATTTGATATAACTGATGATATGGACGTATATGTAAGAGGTGTTTATGTTAAGTCATTAGCCTTTAATATGGACAATTTTATTCGAAATTTTAAACCTGATAAATTTAAAGTCAATATAAATATGGAAGGGGTCACTCCAAAAATATCTAGAAATGAGTTTATGGTAGATATCGAGAAGACAATAATAGCTTCTATTTATACTGCAATTTGTTTAGGTATATTTGAGTCAATAAGGGATTATGATAAAAAAGAAACTCTAATTAGTTATTTGAAAAAATACTATAATAACAAAAATACAATTACTCTAATCAATAAACATTACGCTTCACTACTATCACAATAA
- a CDS encoding ABC transporter ATP-binding protein — translation MRGLEASRDPILDVRNVTRVFGRGDNKVFALRGASLSVGTGSLIALKGRSGSGKTTLLNIMGALDAPSEGSIFYGDRDGSLMSEQQKNEMRKKEIGLIFQSFALVPYLSAFENVELGLRIAGVPASDRKRLAEEALTFVGLAQRMHHRPQELSGGEQQRTAIARAIAHKPKLILADEPTAELDSRMGKQIIEVFRELVGTVGVSVVLTTHDPHIMDLVDQVHALEDGRIGSESIKRV, via the coding sequence TTGCGTGGATTAGAGGCTTCACGGGATCCGATATTGGATGTCCGCAACGTAACGCGCGTTTTCGGAAGAGGGGATAACAAAGTTTTTGCTTTAAGAGGCGCCTCGCTCAGCGTCGGCACGGGTTCCTTGATTGCATTAAAGGGGCGGTCCGGCTCGGGCAAGACGACCTTGCTTAATATTATGGGCGCGCTGGACGCTCCTAGCGAAGGTTCGATCTTCTACGGCGACAGAGACGGAAGCCTAATGAGCGAACAGCAGAAAAACGAGATGAGAAAAAAAGAAATCGGGCTGATTTTTCAATCGTTTGCTTTGGTGCCGTACTTGAGCGCATTCGAGAACGTCGAACTGGGACTTCGGATTGCCGGCGTGCCGGCTTCCGACCGCAAACGGCTGGCGGAGGAAGCGCTTACCTTCGTCGGGCTGGCGCAGCGTATGCACCACCGCCCGCAGGAGCTGTCCGGCGGCGAGCAGCAGCGGACCGCGATCGCAAGGGCAATCGCCCACAAGCCGAAGCTGATCTTGGCGGATGAGCCGACGGCCGAATTGGATTCCCGCATGGGCAAACAAATCATTGAAGTATTCCGTGAACTGGTAGGCACCGTAGGCGTAAGCGTCGTGCTCACAACCCACGACCCGCACATCATGGATCTTGTCGATCAGGTTCATGCACTGGAGGATGGACGAATTGGTTCGGAAAGCATCAAGCGTGTATAA
- a CDS encoding efflux RND transporter periplasmic adaptor subunit has protein sequence MVRKASSVYNARALALGVLLIASSASAGCSLLPNEQAPLKPPLVKPAQAEVRTIDAKSGSIVKQVAGSATFVPTKIEYYQQQGAGVIHLVDVRAGSTVKKGDVLVTLENNGSDIELLERQIEFERKKQALNDAVRAGDAESTHIAKLDFELAELLYNKAKSKADSSVIRAKTDGVVSYSTDLQPGDHFDAERVLAAVAKPNGMRLALEVVANLALADIKLGMEADVTYKDKTYKGKVTQTPASAPVTADEWLRDEYGKTVYIELDKLPEGASFGAHAEATIVAARRDNVIVLPKSAIRAYFGRTFVQVLEGERRKEIDIETGLTTATEYEIVKGVQEGMKIILP, from the coding sequence TTGGTTCGGAAAGCATCAAGCGTGTATAATGCCCGGGCGCTTGCGCTCGGCGTACTACTCATCGCGAGCTCCGCGTCGGCAGGCTGCAGCCTGCTGCCGAATGAGCAAGCGCCGTTAAAGCCTCCGCTCGTCAAGCCGGCGCAGGCCGAGGTTCGAACGATCGACGCCAAGAGCGGAAGCATCGTGAAGCAGGTTGCGGGCTCCGCGACCTTCGTGCCGACGAAGATCGAATACTACCAACAGCAAGGCGCGGGCGTCATTCATTTGGTGGACGTCAGGGCCGGCAGCACCGTTAAGAAAGGCGACGTGCTCGTTACCCTCGAGAACAACGGGTCCGACATCGAGCTGCTGGAGCGCCAAATCGAATTCGAACGCAAGAAGCAAGCACTCAATGACGCGGTCAGAGCCGGAGACGCGGAGAGCACGCATATCGCCAAGCTGGATTTCGAGCTTGCCGAGCTGCTGTACAATAAGGCGAAGTCGAAGGCCGACAGCAGCGTCATACGCGCCAAAACGGACGGCGTCGTCTCCTATTCGACCGATTTGCAGCCCGGCGATCATTTCGACGCGGAGCGGGTGCTGGCGGCGGTCGCGAAGCCGAACGGGATGCGGTTGGCCCTCGAGGTAGTCGCCAATCTGGCGCTTGCCGATATTAAGCTCGGGATGGAAGCTGACGTCACTTATAAGGACAAAACGTACAAAGGCAAGGTGACGCAGACGCCGGCCTCCGCTCCGGTAACGGCGGACGAATGGCTGCGCGACGAGTACGGCAAGACCGTCTACATCGAGCTGGACAAACTTCCCGAAGGCGCCTCATTCGGCGCTCATGCGGAGGCGACGATCGTCGCGGCCCGCCGCGATAACGTCATCGTGCTTCCGAAGAGCGCGATCCGCGCGTATTTCGGCCGTACGTTCGTTCAGGTGCTGGAAGGAGAGCGGCGCAAGGAGATCGATATCGAGACCGGTCTCACAACCGCAACGGAATACGAGATCGTGAAAGGCGTTCAGGAAGGAATGAAGATTATTCTTCCGTGA